One Aulosira sp. FACHB-615 DNA segment encodes these proteins:
- a CDS encoding DUF5674 family protein produces MILIIRELATPQQIEEMLKTWDVFIKIAVDIERKILAGGGVRHYECEQELLKDGSRQRDIWGADWSPYTQELTFESIINIRPSQNNRSMIIQSPQIREQVSQISQQLLGGL; encoded by the coding sequence TTGATTTTAATCATTCGTGAACTTGCTACCCCGCAACAAATAGAAGAAATGCTGAAAACGTGGGATGTATTCATTAAAATAGCTGTAGACATCGAACGCAAAATTCTTGCAGGCGGTGGAGTTCGTCACTATGAATGTGAACAAGAATTGCTCAAAGATGGCAGCAGACAACGTGATATTTGGGGGGCTGATTGGTCGCCTTATACTCAAGAATTGACATTTGAGTCAATTATTAACATCCGCCCCAGTCAAAATAACCGTAGTATGATCATACAGTCCCCACAGATTCGAGAACAAGTCAGCCAAATTAGCCAGCAGTTGCTAGGAGGATTGTAA